A stretch of Leptospira perdikensis DNA encodes these proteins:
- a CDS encoding bifunctional chorismate-binding protein/class IV aminotransferase, giving the protein MTWESFEEEYRNIGGLLFEDSLTTPGYTISDWYFDLKEEVQITYSKQKPISETITESLFKLDKLREEGYYPCGTFFFELGFFFIEGMDLKSSGLRDGTPLLQYSIFKQKKRIQYPNPTLIEPLETNLKKVEVLWNKETYKERWEKTREALLLGESYELNLCFPISLSIEGDLFLYYQSLKSKQKTKYSAYFPFQDSRILSFSPELFFEVSGDKIQTEPMKGTILRGNSSVKDAENKSILQSSAKERAENVMITDLYRNDLGRIAKQGTVQVTELFLIKGLITVWQMVSKVEAKLKEPFLWFTILKALFPSGSVIGAPKRRSFELLRSLENSDRGLYTGALFVSEMLDGNPWIRSSVTIRTMNLKNEGKVWTGIYGVGSGITVLSDAEAEYEECLSKLKFVTNPNFPQFEILETLRFHNGHYFLKNLHLRRMEESANRLGYPFIKENAEATLKTLSDVSKGLLRVRLLLNGRGEFRGETFAFTKGKKRHTIRLGFANHPVDSKDLFLYHKTTNRTYYNEQLEDCKTKGIDDCILFDTNGQILETNIRNLFLRKGKVWFTPTLETGGLPGVFREALIQKGWVKETILFKSDLETADEILVGNSLRGFERVELVTNK; this is encoded by the coding sequence ATGACTTGGGAATCTTTCGAAGAAGAATACCGAAACATCGGTGGTCTTCTTTTCGAAGATTCCCTAACGACACCAGGTTATACGATCTCCGATTGGTACTTTGATTTAAAAGAAGAAGTCCAAATCACTTATTCAAAACAAAAACCAATTTCCGAAACAATCACAGAAAGTTTATTCAAGTTAGATAAATTAAGAGAGGAAGGTTATTATCCTTGTGGGACTTTTTTTTTCGAACTAGGATTTTTCTTCATCGAAGGAATGGATCTCAAATCCTCAGGTCTGAGGGATGGAACTCCCCTCCTCCAGTATTCTATTTTCAAACAAAAAAAAAGAATCCAATACCCAAACCCGACTCTAATCGAACCACTGGAAACAAACCTAAAAAAGGTAGAGGTATTATGGAACAAAGAAACCTATAAGGAGAGATGGGAAAAAACAAGAGAAGCACTTCTACTTGGTGAAAGTTATGAATTGAATCTTTGTTTCCCTATATCCTTATCCATAGAGGGAGATTTGTTTTTATACTACCAATCATTAAAATCAAAACAAAAAACAAAATACTCTGCTTACTTTCCATTCCAAGATTCGAGAATCCTTTCTTTTTCTCCTGAACTTTTTTTCGAAGTTTCGGGAGATAAGATCCAAACAGAACCAATGAAAGGAACGATTCTTCGTGGAAATAGTTCGGTGAAGGATGCAGAAAACAAATCCATTCTACAATCCTCTGCAAAAGAACGAGCCGAAAACGTAATGATCACAGATCTCTATCGAAATGATTTAGGAAGGATCGCCAAACAAGGAACGGTGCAAGTCACAGAACTTTTTTTAATTAAGGGCCTTATCACAGTTTGGCAAATGGTTTCAAAAGTGGAAGCGAAACTCAAAGAACCTTTTCTATGGTTCACCATCCTAAAAGCTCTGTTTCCCTCCGGATCAGTCATTGGTGCGCCCAAACGTAGGTCTTTTGAACTTTTGCGAAGTTTAGAAAATAGTGATAGAGGACTTTATACAGGGGCTCTATTCGTATCAGAAATGTTAGATGGAAATCCTTGGATTCGTTCGAGTGTCACAATTCGTACTATGAACTTAAAAAACGAAGGTAAAGTTTGGACTGGGATTTACGGAGTGGGAAGTGGGATCACCGTACTTTCGGATGCAGAGGCAGAGTATGAGGAATGTCTCTCCAAATTAAAATTCGTCACCAATCCCAATTTTCCTCAATTTGAAATCTTAGAAACATTAAGATTCCATAATGGACATTATTTCTTGAAAAATCTACATCTAAGAAGAATGGAAGAATCTGCCAATCGCCTTGGGTATCCATTTATAAAAGAAAATGCTGAAGCAACTTTAAAAACTTTATCCGATGTTTCCAAAGGCCTTCTTCGAGTTCGTTTGTTATTGAATGGAAGGGGGGAATTTCGTGGAGAAACCTTTGCTTTTACCAAAGGAAAAAAAAGACATACCATTCGACTTGGTTTTGCAAACCATCCAGTGGATTCCAAAGATTTATTTTTGTATCACAAAACCACAAATCGGACTTACTACAATGAACAATTAGAAGATTGTAAAACCAAAGGAATCGATGACTGTATTTTGTTTGATACGAACGGGCAAATCCTAGAAACAAATATCCGAAATCTTTTTCTCCGCAAAGGAAAAGTTTGGTTCACACCAACTCTGGAAACAGGGGGGCTCCCTGGAGTCTTTCGAGAAGCACTGATTCAAAAAGGTTGGGTAAAAGAAACGATCCTTTTTAAATCTGATTTAGAAACGGCAGACGAAATCCTTGTCGGAAATTCGCTTCGCGGTTTTGAAAGAGTGGAACTCGTTACAAACAAATAA
- a CDS encoding lipoyl domain-containing protein: MKEFLLKTPDLGDTEKIELVRWLRKVGDSVTVGDEMIELVTDKAAFPVESPYAGTLKKILIPEGSVVKKGDILGIMDINE, translated from the coding sequence ATGAAAGAATTCCTTTTAAAAACTCCTGATTTAGGTGATACAGAAAAGATAGAATTGGTTCGTTGGCTCCGAAAGGTGGGTGATTCCGTTACAGTGGGGGACGAAATGATCGAACTTGTCACGGATAAAGCGGCATTTCCCGTAGAATCTCCCTATGCTGGAACCTTAAAAAAAATCTTAATTCCAGAAGGATCTGTAGTGAAAAAAGGAGATATCCTCGGAATCATGGATATTAACGAATGA
- a CDS encoding metallophosphoesterase family protein: MKILHISDLHFPKKLSLFSLRGKALVGYLNYRLRRKSKHPLVLISAMIEAISKLEYDALVISGDLTNVSHPREFENAKEILSPLLTDKTFIIPGNHDRYQKRAIGPNPLFEKTFGEWIGNSLDSNLYIRSKNIGGKLFIGWDSNFAIPRITATGYVAPEVVQKTLGLVKEPYVLVCHHPLWNPTNEIESKGHWMANRGEVVKQLKTNPPFLYLHGHTHTNWVKLPGKDAPFAIVNSASSTRLSDRSHECGFHIIEIEKSVQYRRFIYSEDKFIETNPIFYEESEGVI; encoded by the coding sequence ATGAAAATCCTACACATTTCCGACTTACATTTCCCGAAGAAACTTTCTTTGTTTTCTCTTCGTGGAAAGGCATTGGTTGGATACCTCAATTACAGATTGAGACGCAAATCAAAACACCCACTCGTATTGATTTCTGCGATGATTGAAGCAATTAGTAAATTAGAATATGATGCTCTTGTTATCTCTGGGGATTTGACAAATGTTTCTCATCCTCGTGAATTTGAAAATGCAAAAGAAATTTTAAGTCCCTTACTTACGGACAAAACGTTCATCATTCCTGGTAACCATGACCGCTACCAAAAAAGGGCAATTGGTCCAAATCCCTTATTTGAAAAAACTTTCGGAGAATGGATTGGAAACTCTCTAGATTCGAATTTATATATTCGTTCTAAAAACATTGGTGGAAAACTTTTTATTGGTTGGGACTCCAACTTTGCAATCCCTAGAATCACGGCCACAGGATATGTTGCACCAGAAGTTGTTCAAAAAACTCTCGGTTTGGTGAAAGAACCTTACGTTCTTGTTTGCCATCATCCTTTATGGAATCCAACCAATGAAATAGAATCCAAAGGTCACTGGATGGCAAACCGTGGAGAAGTGGTAAAACAGTTAAAAACCAACCCACCTTTCCTTTATTTACATGGGCATACTCATACCAACTGGGTCAAACTTCCAGGCAAAGATGCACCGTTTGCCATTGTGAATTCTGCATCCAGTACAAGACTCTCCGATAGAAGCCATGAATGTGGATTTCACATCATTGAAATAGAGAAGTCTGTCCAATACCGTCGTTTTATTTATTCAGAAGACAAATTCATTGAGACGAATCCGATTTTTTACGAAGAATCGGAAGGAGTCATCTAA